The Cloeon dipterum chromosome 3, ieCloDipt1.1, whole genome shotgun sequence genome includes a region encoding these proteins:
- the Saysd1 gene encoding SAYSvFN domain-containing protein 1 translates to MEEKLREYRARRRRQELIDEAKSKLQKIFTAGVTADEQKMELNTSTPEREPFLPAPAAPAAVSFPSGRRNLILAGDEEAWEAEEDEHLREGIISGRIKRGTTLLLALLWLTLLLVSYQLELALAYCLISAIFFVYMCTRTRPRKPNEPSAYSVFNPNCQAIDGSLTAEQFEREIRGGPASVRR, encoded by the exons ATGGAGGAGAAACTAAGAGAGTACAGGGCTAGAAGGCGCAGACAAGAACTCATTGACGAAGCCAAAagtaaattgcaaaaaatatttactgccGGCGTCACAGCAGATGAGCAGAAAATGGAGCTAAACACGTCGACACCGGAGCGCGag cccTTCTTACCTGCTCCTGCTGCGCCTGCTGCAGTTTCTTTCCCTTCCGGCCGAAGGAATTTGATATTGGCCGGCGATGAGGAGGCGTGGGAGGCAGAGGAGGATGAGCACTTAAGGGAGGGAATCATTTCGGGGCGCATCAAACGAGGCACGACCCTCCTGCTGGCTCTGCTGTGGCTGACCCTCTTGCTTGTGTCCTACCAGCTGGAACTGGCCCTGGCCTACTGCCTCATTTCCGCCATCTTCTTCGTCTACATGTGCACCAGGACGAGGCCGCGAAAGCCCAACGAGCCGAGCGCCTACTCCGTTTTCAACCCCAATTGTCAGGCCATCGACGGATCTCTCACTGCCGAGCAGTTCGAGAGGGAAATCCGCGGCGGCCCCGCCAGCGTGCGAAGATGA